In one window of Anaeromusa acidaminophila DSM 3853 DNA:
- a CDS encoding GNAT family N-acetyltransferase codes for MTIAIRNARAQDAEAVAAIEALCFPAAEAASAQTIAARIAAFPSYFFVAEQNGALIGFVNGCVTNSPIIEDELFQDPSRHIPGGTHAAIFGLDVVPNRRRQGIAAQLMRHFISEAQRQGQRHVILTCKKHLLRYYETFGYVNNGLSQSTHGGAEWYDMTLDLER; via the coding sequence ATGACCATTGCAATTCGCAACGCCCGCGCCCAAGACGCCGAAGCCGTCGCCGCAATTGAAGCGTTATGTTTTCCCGCCGCCGAAGCGGCTTCCGCTCAAACAATTGCCGCACGGATTGCCGCTTTTCCATCCTATTTTTTTGTAGCGGAACAAAATGGCGCCCTCATCGGCTTCGTCAATGGCTGCGTTACCAACAGCCCGATCATTGAAGATGAGCTTTTCCAAGACCCAAGCCGCCATATTCCAGGAGGAACTCATGCAGCCATTTTCGGCCTGGATGTTGTTCCTAACCGCCGTCGTCAAGGCATAGCCGCGCAATTAATGCGTCACTTCATCAGCGAAGCGCAGCGCCAAGGGCAACGCCATGTCATCCTTACCTGCAAAAAACATCTGCTTCGCTATTACGAAACCTTCGGCTATGTAAATAACGGTCTTTCGCAATCCACCCACGGAGGCGCCGAATGGTACGATATGACTTTGGATTTAGAACGCTAA
- a CDS encoding M20 family metallopeptidase has protein sequence MVYNDLERLIEEKKQRWTHASDEIWSYAETKFQETRSSELLCSLLEQEGFDVETGVAGLPTAFAASFGSGAPVIAFLGEYDALSGLSQQERLAEKKPLEEGGNGHGCGHHLLGVGSLAAAVAVKEILEKNKLPGTVRYYGCPGEEGGSGKAFMARAGVFEDVDAALTWHPLTHNAIWSTRFLANYQVAFRFHGKSSHAASAPHVGRSALDALELMNIGVNYLREHVVPDARMHYAITNSGGASPNVVQSEAEVLYLLRAPELAQVQDIYERVCAIAHGAALMTGTTHEVLFQKACSNYIPNNALETIMYRHLQQVTLPALPENEQKLAQQLHQTMTQEDLQNDLHMAELLLGGQHRELLPGIRKQLVADRILPHVHAASLLPGSSDVGDVSWLVPTAQCSTACYVFGTPGHSWQMVAQGTSSLAHQGMLTAAKVLARTALELFSQPEQIQLAKAELLQTLDGRTYQCPIPQDIQPPLETNTKKATT, from the coding sequence ATGGTTTACAACGATTTAGAACGGCTAATTGAAGAAAAAAAGCAACGTTGGACCCATGCCAGCGATGAAATTTGGAGCTATGCCGAAACAAAATTCCAAGAAACGCGCTCCAGCGAACTGCTTTGTTCGCTTTTGGAGCAAGAAGGCTTTGATGTCGAAACCGGCGTCGCCGGTTTGCCCACCGCCTTTGCCGCCTCCTTTGGCAGCGGCGCGCCGGTCATTGCCTTTCTCGGCGAATATGACGCCCTTTCCGGTTTGAGCCAGCAAGAACGCCTCGCTGAAAAAAAGCCTCTTGAAGAAGGCGGCAACGGCCATGGCTGCGGCCACCACCTGCTCGGCGTCGGCTCCCTGGCGGCAGCGGTAGCTGTCAAAGAGATTCTCGAAAAAAATAAGCTCCCCGGCACGGTGCGCTACTATGGCTGCCCTGGCGAAGAAGGCGGCTCCGGTAAAGCCTTTATGGCCCGCGCCGGCGTCTTCGAGGATGTCGACGCCGCTTTAACCTGGCACCCCCTGACGCATAACGCCATCTGGTCCACCCGCTTTTTAGCCAACTACCAAGTCGCGTTCCGTTTTCACGGCAAGAGTTCTCATGCCGCTTCCGCGCCTCATGTAGGACGCAGCGCCTTAGACGCCTTAGAGCTCATGAATATCGGCGTGAACTACCTCCGGGAACATGTCGTCCCGGACGCACGCATGCACTATGCCATTACCAACAGCGGCGGCGCCTCCCCCAACGTCGTCCAAAGCGAAGCCGAAGTGCTGTACCTGCTGCGAGCGCCGGAGCTAGCCCAGGTTCAAGACATTTATGAGCGCGTCTGCGCCATCGCCCATGGAGCTGCTTTAATGACCGGAACCACCCACGAAGTCCTTTTTCAAAAAGCCTGCTCCAATTACATTCCAAACAACGCCTTAGAAACTATCATGTATCGCCACTTGCAGCAAGTTACCCTCCCTGCGTTACCGGAAAACGAACAGAAACTGGCGCAGCAGCTTCACCAAACCATGACGCAAGAGGATTTGCAAAACGATCTGCATATGGCGGAATTGCTTTTAGGAGGACAGCACCGCGAGCTGCTGCCAGGCATCCGCAAGCAGCTTGTCGCTGACAGAATTCTGCCCCATGTTCACGCGGCTTCTCTGCTGCCTGGCTCCAGCGACGTCGGAGATGTCAGCTGGCTAGTACCGACTGCGCAGTGCAGTACGGCTTGCTACGTATTCGGCACGCCAGGCCATTCCTGGCAAATGGTCGCCCAAGGAACTTCCTCGTTAGCGCACCAGGGCATGCTGACCGCCGCTAAAGTCCTAGCCCGCACCGCTTTGGAGCTTTTCTCTCAGCCGGAGCAGATTCAGCTCGCCAAAGCAGAGCTGCTTCAGACTTTGGATGGCCGCACCTATCAATGCCCCATTCCGCAGGACATACAGCCGCCGCTTGAGACCAATACAAAAAAGGCCACTACCTAG
- a CDS encoding dicarboxylate/amino acid:cation symporter, with product MKEIAKEYMFSIILLLAVLAGGVLGVVMGPEAVVLKPLGDLFLNLLFMIIVPMVFFSIASAIASMGGEMRRLGKIMSSVVVVFVVTALLSAVLGLGVTVAMNPTEGINFATLQSVVAAEGGTPEKAKQLNTAEQLVKTFTVSDFSQVLSKSHILPLIVLAALTGLATALVGEAAKPVASFLAAATQVMMKIVQLVMYYAPIGLGAYFANVVGELGTQILQGYLNTFIVYLVLTVIYYFGFFTLYAYLAAGKQGVGVFWRNALPPSLTAIATCSSAASIPVNLMAAKKMGVPADMVETVIPLGANLHKDGSVFGGVLKITFLFGLFGMDMTSWSTWLGLIGVSFLVGAVMGAIPGGGMIGEMLIISVYGFSPEVLPIIAVISTIIDAPATLLNSTGNVACSMLVARLVEGKNWLANSLGEQEEDCQEAAS from the coding sequence ATGAAAGAGATTGCCAAGGAGTATATGTTTTCCATTATCTTATTGCTCGCCGTGTTGGCGGGCGGAGTTCTGGGAGTTGTCATGGGGCCGGAGGCGGTGGTGTTGAAGCCGCTGGGAGATTTGTTTTTAAACCTGCTCTTTATGATTATCGTACCCATGGTGTTTTTTAGCATTGCTTCGGCTATCGCTTCGATGGGCGGAGAAATGCGTCGCTTAGGCAAGATTATGAGCAGTGTAGTGGTCGTATTTGTAGTTACCGCCTTATTGTCCGCTGTACTGGGATTAGGCGTGACTGTTGCTATGAATCCGACCGAAGGCATTAACTTCGCTACGTTGCAAAGCGTCGTGGCTGCGGAAGGCGGGACGCCGGAAAAAGCGAAGCAACTGAATACGGCGGAGCAATTGGTCAAAACCTTTACGGTGAGCGATTTTTCGCAGGTTCTTTCTAAGTCGCATATTTTACCGCTGATTGTGCTGGCTGCCTTGACCGGTTTGGCAACGGCCCTAGTGGGCGAGGCGGCGAAGCCGGTTGCATCCTTTTTGGCGGCAGCCACGCAGGTTATGATGAAAATAGTACAATTAGTGATGTATTATGCGCCGATTGGCTTAGGCGCGTATTTTGCCAATGTGGTAGGTGAATTAGGTACGCAAATTTTGCAAGGCTACTTGAATACGTTTATTGTGTATCTGGTATTGACGGTTATTTACTATTTCGGCTTCTTTACACTCTATGCGTATCTGGCGGCAGGGAAGCAAGGCGTAGGCGTTTTCTGGCGTAATGCATTGCCGCCGTCTTTAACGGCCATTGCCACCTGCTCCAGCGCTGCATCCATTCCCGTTAATCTTATGGCCGCCAAAAAAATGGGCGTGCCGGCGGATATGGTGGAGACGGTCATTCCATTGGGCGCTAATTTGCATAAGGATGGTTCCGTGTTCGGCGGGGTGCTGAAAATTACTTTTCTCTTCGGCTTGTTCGGTATGGATATGACAAGCTGGAGTACCTGGCTGGGGCTTATCGGCGTTTCTTTCCTGGTCGGCGCTGTAATGGGGGCCATTCCGGGAGGCGGCATGATCGGCGAGATGTTGATTATCAGCGTGTACGGTTTTTCACCGGAAGTGCTGCCGATTATTGCGGTTATCAGCACCATTATAGACGCGCCGGCAACTCTTCTTAACTCCACCGGGAATGTGGCTTGCTCTATGTTGGTGGCGCGCTTGGTGGAAGGAAAGAACTGGCTAGCGAATAGCCTTGGCGAGCAGGAAGAAGATTGTCAAGAAGCGGCGAGTTAA
- a CDS encoding polysaccharide deacetylase family protein, producing MRKIVFTYLKTSVMAVTASLLLFLPVSVQAQAAFKGIPVLLYHYVGEEAPDYPYLNVETSEFSRQMKELHERGYQSVSLADLTSYMKGASVKLPAKPVLITFDDGYEDNYTQAFPVLKQEGFRAAIFMVQRNFDRKNRLSVQQIQEMEQAGIEIGSHTRSHPDLTKLAAVELEKEVGQSRRGVERLAGRPIDYFAYPGGFYNLEVLEKTAQSGYAGAFTVLPGINCPDKDNPYLLRRIPVFSYTDFDAILDRLETTEDASLLDYLD from the coding sequence ATGAGAAAAATAGTTTTTACTTACTTGAAAACAAGCGTAATGGCGGTTACGGCCAGCCTGCTGCTGTTTTTGCCGGTTAGCGTGCAAGCGCAGGCCGCCTTTAAGGGGATTCCTGTGCTGCTGTATCATTATGTGGGAGAAGAAGCTCCGGATTATCCGTATTTGAATGTGGAGACGTCGGAGTTTTCCCGGCAAATGAAGGAGTTGCATGAGCGGGGGTATCAGAGCGTTTCTTTGGCTGATCTGACCTCCTACATGAAGGGAGCTTCGGTCAAGTTGCCGGCTAAGCCGGTCTTAATCACCTTTGACGATGGCTATGAGGATAACTATACGCAGGCGTTCCCTGTGCTCAAACAGGAAGGGTTTCGAGCGGCTATTTTTATGGTGCAACGCAATTTTGACCGCAAGAATCGCCTTTCGGTGCAACAGATTCAAGAGATGGAGCAGGCGGGTATCGAAATTGGCTCTCATACGCGTAGCCATCCCGATCTGACAAAATTAGCAGCGGTCGAGCTGGAGAAGGAAGTGGGGCAAAGCCGTCGCGGCGTAGAGCGCTTGGCGGGACGGCCGATCGATTATTTTGCCTATCCTGGCGGTTTTTACAATCTGGAGGTGCTGGAGAAAACGGCGCAAAGCGGTTATGCCGGAGCCTTTACCGTGCTGCCGGGCATCAACTGTCCAGACAAAGACAACCCTTATTTGCTGCGGCGTATTCCTGTTTTCAGCTATACAGATTTCGACGCGATACTGGACCGGCTGGAAACAACGGAAGACGCTTCCTTGCTGGATTATTTAGATTAG
- a CDS encoding radical SAM protein, giving the protein MYFDNAEGPVFRPPSEADSLILRVTIGCSHNACTYCNMYRSVAFRMRPQEEIDAQLQQAQRYAAHIHRVFLGDGNALVLPTERLLAILAQIQAVLPKVRRVSCYAGPKDMLRKTPAELVALRQAGLKLVYYGMESGDDVVLAHVNKGVTATESIEAGQRITAAGIKLSMMVILGLGGQEASERHAHNTALAVSAIRPHMLSALTLMMYRGSELLEEFESGRFPILSPAGIMGELHLLLQGIELPPEHHCLFRSNHISNYINFAGTLPKDKERLLSESLAAQDKLALLKSWDPYNNVER; this is encoded by the coding sequence ATGTATTTTGATAATGCCGAAGGTCCTGTTTTCCGCCCCCCCAGCGAAGCCGACAGTTTGATCCTCCGCGTCACTATCGGCTGCTCCCACAATGCCTGCACCTATTGTAATATGTATCGCAGCGTTGCGTTTCGCATGCGCCCCCAAGAAGAAATTGACGCGCAGCTACAGCAGGCGCAGCGCTATGCCGCTCATATTCACCGGGTCTTCCTGGGCGACGGCAACGCTCTCGTACTGCCAACAGAGCGTCTCTTGGCTATTTTAGCACAAATTCAAGCTGTATTGCCAAAAGTGCGCCGCGTCTCCTGCTATGCCGGCCCCAAGGACATGCTGCGCAAAACGCCAGCCGAGCTGGTCGCTCTGCGCCAAGCCGGGCTTAAGCTAGTCTACTACGGTATGGAGTCGGGCGACGACGTCGTGCTGGCTCATGTCAATAAAGGAGTCACCGCTACGGAATCCATCGAAGCCGGCCAGCGCATCACAGCCGCAGGCATCAAGCTTTCGATGATGGTTATTCTCGGCTTGGGCGGCCAAGAAGCATCAGAGCGTCACGCCCACAACACCGCCTTGGCGGTCAGCGCTATCCGTCCGCATATGCTCAGCGCCCTGACGCTGATGATGTACCGCGGCAGCGAGCTGCTGGAAGAGTTTGAAAGCGGCCGTTTCCCCATTCTTTCTCCTGCCGGCATCATGGGGGAGCTACATTTGCTGCTGCAAGGCATTGAACTGCCGCCGGAGCATCATTGCCTTTTTCGCAGCAACCATATTTCCAACTACATCAATTTCGCCGGCACGCTGCCTAAAGACAAAGAGCGCCTTTTGTCCGAAAGCCTGGCGGCTCAAGACAAGTTGGCGCTCCTCAAAAGCTGGGATCCTTACAACAATGTAGAAAGGTAA